The proteins below come from a single Agrobacterium vitis genomic window:
- a CDS encoding AAA family ATPase: protein MPFAGQFTGSADYIADKDLTVAVNAAIALERPLLVKGEPGTGKTELARQVAAALGLDMIEWTIKSTTKAQQGLYEYDAVSRLRDSQLGDPRVSDIGNYIRRGKLWEAFAAGRKTVLLIDEIDKADIEFPNDLLQELDRMEFHVYETGERVKAQVRPIVIISSNNEKELPDAFLRRCFFHYIRFPDAETLARIVEVHYPGIKQRLLQAALTRFYEIRETPGLKKRPSTSEALDWIRLLVADEVDPADLRNDATNALPKLHGALLKNEQDVHLFERLAFMARRDGARDGR, encoded by the coding sequence ATGCCATTTGCCGGGCAATTCACCGGAAGCGCGGATTATATCGCCGACAAGGACCTGACGGTGGCCGTCAATGCGGCCATCGCGCTGGAACGGCCGCTGCTGGTCAAGGGTGAGCCAGGCACCGGCAAGACCGAGCTGGCCCGCCAGGTTGCCGCGGCTCTTGGTCTCGACATGATCGAATGGACGATCAAATCCACCACCAAGGCCCAGCAGGGTCTTTACGAATATGATGCCGTGTCGCGCCTGCGCGATAGCCAGCTGGGCGATCCGCGTGTCAGCGATATCGGCAATTATATAAGGCGCGGCAAGCTCTGGGAGGCTTTTGCGGCGGGGAGAAAGACCGTGCTGCTGATCGATGAGATCGACAAGGCCGATATCGAGTTTCCCAACGATCTGTTGCAGGAACTGGATCGAATGGAGTTTCACGTTTATGAGACCGGCGAGCGGGTGAAGGCGCAGGTGCGCCCGATCGTCATCATCTCCTCCAATAATGAGAAGGAACTGCCCGACGCCTTCCTGCGTCGGTGTTTCTTCCATTATATCCGCTTTCCAGATGCCGAGACGCTGGCGCGGATCGTCGAGGTTCATTATCCCGGCATCAAGCAGCGCCTGCTCCAGGCGGCCTTGACCCGGTTTTACGAAATCCGTGAAACGCCGGGCTTGAAAAAGCGTCCATCGACCTCGGAAGCCCTGGACTGGATACGCCTGCTGGTGGCCGATGAGGTCGATCCCGCCGATCTGCGCAACGACGCCACCAATGCCCTGCCGAAACTGCATGGGGCGCTTTTGAAGAATGAGCAGGACGTGCATCTGTTCGAGCGGCTTGCCTTCATGGCCCGCCGGGATGGAGCGCGGGACGGACGCTGA
- a CDS encoding ABC-F family ATP-binding cassette domain-containing protein, with protein MAPPILKLDNIFLSFGGAPLLNGAGLQVEPGDRICLVGRNGSGKSTLMKIAAGLVEAQSGEVFRHPSATIRYLEQAPDFGSHATVQAYAEAGLGPGDDPYRVTYLLEHLGLSGQEDPKSLSGGEARRAALARVLAPEPDILMLDEPTNHLDLPTIEWLEEELRKTRSALVLISHDRRFLEKCSTATVWLDRGLSRRLARGFGHFEEWRDKVLEEEEIEQHKLGKAIEREEHWLRYGVTARRKRNMRRLGNLQTLRADYRGHKGPQGTILASATEGKESGKLVIEADKITKAYGERTIIAPFSIRVHRGDCIGLVGPNGAGKTTLLKMLTGQLSPDEGTIKLGTNLEIATLDQKREDLNPDDTLANYLTDGRGENLLVNGEQKHVTGYMKEFLFQPEQARTPIRNLSGGERARLMLARIMAKPSNLLILDEPTNDLDIETLDLLQEIVTSYSGTVILVSHDRDFLDRTVTSTIAPANPEAPDGRWIEYAGGYSDMLAQRRGVEDERKRVEKAEKAKTQEGGGKSADTTAKTKGKLSFKQKFTLENLPKEMEKAEKEIALRETKMADPNLFVKDPATFNKLAAEMEALRQSIARMEEEWLELEMLREELEG; from the coding sequence TTGGCACCGCCAATCCTGAAACTTGACAATATCTTCCTGTCCTTCGGCGGCGCACCGCTGCTCAACGGCGCTGGCCTGCAAGTGGAACCGGGCGATCGCATCTGCCTTGTTGGCCGCAACGGGTCGGGCAAGTCCACCCTGATGAAGATCGCCGCCGGTCTGGTCGAGGCCCAATCGGGTGAAGTGTTCCGCCATCCCTCGGCCACCATCCGTTATCTCGAACAGGCCCCGGATTTCGGCAGTCACGCCACCGTGCAGGCCTATGCCGAGGCCGGGCTTGGTCCGGGCGACGACCCGTACCGGGTCACTTATCTGCTGGAACATCTGGGCCTGAGCGGTCAGGAAGATCCGAAAAGCCTATCGGGTGGTGAAGCGCGCCGTGCGGCCCTCGCCCGGGTGCTGGCGCCGGAACCCGACATTCTGATGCTGGACGAGCCGACCAACCATCTCGACCTGCCGACCATCGAATGGCTGGAAGAAGAGTTGCGCAAGACCCGCAGCGCCCTTGTCCTCATCTCCCATGACCGTCGCTTTCTGGAGAAATGCTCGACCGCAACCGTCTGGCTGGATCGCGGCCTGTCGCGCCGTCTGGCGCGTGGCTTTGGCCATTTCGAGGAATGGCGCGACAAGGTGCTGGAAGAAGAAGAGATCGAACAGCACAAGCTGGGCAAAGCCATCGAGCGCGAAGAACATTGGCTGCGCTACGGCGTAACGGCACGGCGCAAGCGCAATATGCGCCGGCTTGGCAACCTCCAGACCCTGCGCGCCGACTATCGCGGCCATAAAGGTCCGCAGGGAACGATCCTTGCCAGCGCCACCGAGGGCAAGGAAAGCGGCAAGCTGGTGATAGAGGCCGACAAGATCACCAAGGCCTATGGCGAGCGGACGATTATCGCGCCGTTTTCAATCCGCGTGCATCGCGGCGACTGTATCGGCCTGGTCGGCCCGAATGGCGCTGGCAAAACCACGCTGTTGAAAATGCTGACCGGCCAGCTCTCGCCTGACGAAGGCACGATCAAGCTCGGCACCAATCTGGAAATTGCCACGCTCGATCAGAAGCGCGAGGATCTGAACCCTGATGACACGCTGGCCAATTACCTGACCGACGGACGCGGCGAAAACCTGCTGGTCAATGGCGAGCAGAAACATGTGACCGGCTATATGAAGGAATTCCTGTTTCAACCGGAACAGGCTCGCACCCCGATCCGCAACCTATCCGGCGGCGAGCGGGCCAGGCTGATGCTGGCACGGATCATGGCCAAGCCCTCCAACCTGCTGATCCTCGACGAGCCGACCAACGACCTCGACATCGAGACGCTGGACCTGCTTCAGGAAATCGTCACCAGCTATTCCGGCACCGTCATCCTCGTCAGCCATGACCGTGATTTCCTCGACCGCACCGTGACCTCGACCATCGCCCCCGCCAATCCGGAGGCCCCGGATGGCCGTTGGATCGAATATGCCGGTGGCTATTCCGACATGCTGGCGCAGCGCCGGGGTGTGGAAGACGAGCGCAAGCGCGTGGAAAAAGCAGAAAAAGCCAAGACGCAGGAGGGCGGCGGGAAAAGCGCCGATACGACAGCCAAGACCAAGGGAAAACTGTCCTTCAAGCAGAAATTCACGCTGGAAAACCTGCCGAAGGAAATGGAAAAGGCCGAGAAAGAGATCGCGCTGCGCGAGACAAAAATGGCCGATCCCAATCTGTTCGTGAAGGACCCCGCCACATTCAACAAGCTCGCCGCCGAAATGGAAGCGCTACGTCAGTCCATCGCCCGCATGGAAGAGGAATGGCTGGAACTGGAAATGCTGCGCGAAGAACTGGAGGGGTAA
- the rpsU gene encoding 30S ribosomal protein S21 produces MQVLVRDNNVEQALRVLKKKMQREGLFREMKARSAYEKPSEKKTREKAEAVRRTRKLARKKLQREGLLPAPKKKVFAPRAQG; encoded by the coding sequence GTGCAGGTACTCGTCAGGGATAACAATGTTGAGCAGGCATTGCGCGTGCTGAAGAAGAAAATGCAGCGCGAAGGCCTGTTTCGTGAAATGAAGGCCCGTTCGGCCTATGAAAAGCCGTCGGAAAAGAAGACCCGCGAAAAGGCCGAGGCCGTGCGCCGCACCCGCAAGCTGGCCCGCAAGAAGCTTCAGCGCGAGGGCCTTCTGCCTGCGCCGAAGAAAAAAGTTTTTGCTCCCCGCGCCCAAGGGTAA
- a CDS encoding thiamine diphosphokinase: MAMTESTFTILLGGPLAITPRLLGTVAGTRAIAADGGMRHAEPLGLTPELWVGDFDSSDDLPADRFPDIPRLPYPARKNLTDGEIAIDEARKRGATSLLLAGALGGERSDHAMMHLLLAVALAAQGLDLHLTSGEEEAWPLLPGKTMTLDLPQGSLFSILGFSALAGLTIDGARYPLQGFDLPFGSSRTISNVAEGPVTLSLGSGDAVILARPYDMTGA; the protein is encoded by the coding sequence ATGGCCATGACGGAAAGCACCTTCACCATTCTGCTCGGCGGTCCCCTCGCCATCACGCCCCGGCTGCTCGGCACCGTTGCAGGAACCCGCGCTATCGCTGCAGATGGCGGCATGCGCCATGCCGAACCGCTGGGACTGACACCTGAGCTTTGGGTGGGCGATTTCGACAGTTCCGACGATCTTCCCGCAGACCGGTTTCCGGATATTCCGCGCCTTCCCTATCCCGCTCGCAAGAACCTCACAGATGGTGAAATCGCCATTGACGAAGCCCGCAAGCGCGGCGCGACCTCTCTCCTGCTGGCGGGCGCGCTCGGAGGAGAACGATCCGACCATGCGATGATGCATCTGCTGCTGGCGGTGGCGCTGGCGGCCCAGGGACTTGATCTGCACCTCACATCCGGTGAGGAGGAGGCATGGCCGCTTCTGCCGGGTAAAACCATGACACTGGACCTGCCGCAGGGTTCGTTGTTTTCCATTCTCGGCTTTTCCGCGCTGGCAGGCCTCACCATCGACGGCGCGCGCTATCCATTGCAGGGTTTCGATCTGCCGTTCGGATCGTCCCGCACCATTTCCAATGTGGCCGAAGGTCCGGTAACGCTGTCGCTTGGCAGCGGAGATGCCGTGATCCTTGCCCGCCCTTATGACATGACCGGAGCGTGA